In Procambarus clarkii isolate CNS0578487 chromosome 30, FALCON_Pclarkii_2.0, whole genome shotgun sequence, the DNA window caacatatatattactaaattataactttaaataatcctcaaattatgctgcaATGTTGATAAGCCTCAAATTTTACAATAGTGTATCTACTAATCTTCGTAAAATTTTCTTATcgtgtacctgttaacatttctcAATTTTGCTAGAcattacctacttataattatctgttagattaaggacctgccccgaaacgctatgcgtgttagtggctttggaaGACTGTAAAAacgtcaatgctatgtactctcataaaccccaatgtaccttcttgtatataagtaAATACATATTAGTGGTCCTGAGGTAAAACATGTATGACTGCTGTAAAAAAAATGCCAACCAAACCGTAGGTGTAGAGCTAAATCTCGCTCCGTGGACACGTTTAAGACAGGAAGGTAAGCACGTGCACGGCAAGACAATATTTGCTGTTGACCAaggaactacgggctcaccatagcccgtgctacttggaactttgttccaggtagcgaatctttaacaacaacatgctgttgaccagaccacacactagaatgtgaagggacgacgacgtttcggtccgtcctggaccattctcgagtcgatggtcgacttgagaatggtccaagacagaccgaaacgtcgtcgtcccttcaccttctagtgtgtggtctggtcaacatacttcagccacgttattgtgactcctcgtctacacaATATTGGCAACAATGATCTACATATCAATAGATACTGATACAGATTTGAGCAATATTTAAAGTGACACTACGCGAACACATATTTATATCTCAATATAATGGAATAATTTAAGTATAATAATTCGATCTTTGTTGCACCCCTTTGGACTATTTTATTTAAGAATGGAGACTATAAAtggaatatatacatatataatgaattattattgaTTTAGACAAGTGCCAGTCACCTGTAGCTATAGATGCTGTTGTTGTAAATTTTATCAAGTCAAGCATCGGTTATCTCCGGTAGAATACAGCTGCTATCGCAATCTTCAGACGATATCACCAGCTGCGGAGGAGATTGAGAGGAGCTCCAGTACCTCAGACCGCAGCcgcccccacacatacacacacacacggactcgaCACCATCCCCAGGTAACTTAGAGCCTACACCCCAGTTTCTAGATGAAAGTTAGCACTTGGGACAGATACAAGCGGGTTTAAAAACCGCTGTAGGaacgctgcccgaaacgctgtgcgtattagtggcttcaggAATACAATAGAAAGGTGGTAGTTAATGACGACTATGACATTATGGAATATGAAGCTCTAGCAACTTGACAGAAGTAATTTTTGGTTAACATTAATAACAGCAAGAGAATCCAAAGGtgtagaccaaaccacacactagaaattgaagagacgacaagCCACGTTATTGGAACTTTTCATCTGCAAAGGTGTAATTTACTCAAACTACTAGAACATAATATAGCAGTAAATTAAAAGCTTTAATGGGGGTAAACACTTAAAGGACAAGATAAAAGATAAGACTTAAATATCAAAAGTACAAACAATAGATATAATGAACCCTCCGCCACTATGTAAAGGAGTACTAAAAGACAACTATATAACAAATGTTCAGGAAatgtgtgtaactatttcattcaaATTAATCTACTACCAGAAATTTTTGCCAAACATCCCCAGCTTGCTAACTGTTAGGAAGTGAATGtgggtgattgtaacctatctacAGCCACCCACTGGTTGGGGTTCATTGTTggtttgtttcagatttagcgactcagaacgaaatgtccatgtagcaccggcTATAGTGAGCCCTTGATCTGGATGGGAAGGAGCGGGGCGCACAATAGGCAAATCAATTATCAATAAGTAATTATAAACTAGCTCACTATATGAACGTTACGTAGCCTAGAGACTGTACTTATGGTCTGACTCGAACCCATTGCTGATAAACTTCCAATATACATTAAACCGTGTAACtagctagctcatcaagactgtaacttgcttagctaaatgaaattTGGGGGttcagattgattgatgattgatgaagattaagtcatccaaaaggtggcacgggcacgaatagcccgtaagtggtggcccttttgagccattaccagtatcaatagatgatactggagatctgtggaggtgcgactgcaccctgcgtgacgggagatgtctcccgtgttgggGGTTCAGTCCCCAAACCCATTATATAACCttttccattgccgcccacaggatgggtatggggtgcataattaggGAACTAAACTGTAATCAATAAGCTAATAAGGAGGACAATATAAGCGTAGACTCAATCAAGCTTTGAAATATTAGACAATACAGCATCATCTAATAAGGGTCATTAGCTCAGGGTACCTATCCTTAGGTAGGATATTAGCCTACTAGGATATAATATCATGTAACAGAAGGATATTACATTAATTAAATGTAATATCCAAAACATGTATTTACAGTTCACTGGATGTGAACTAAGGATGTATTTGGTTGTTTTAGAGTAAATATTTCATCATTTAATGCATTTTTGATCAGACAGACACCGAGAGAGTGAGTGAACATGTTTGTCGTCGGGACGATCTTCGTACTGCTCATCTTCTTCATGTTCGTGTCTCTAATGCATGATCTGCAGACACAAGACGCTCTACTGCTCAATGCCTCCCTCAGGTAGGTACTCGCCTCCCTCAGGTAGGTACTCGCCTCCCTCAGGTAGGTACTCGCCTCCCTCAGGTAGGTACTCGCCTCCCTCAGGTAGGTACTCGCCTCCCTCAGGTAGGTACTCGCCTCCCTCAGGTAGGTACTCGCCTCCCTCAGGTAGGTACTCGCCTCCCTCAGGTAGGTACTCGCCTCCCTCAGGTAGGTACTCGCCTCCCTCAGGTAGGTACTCGCCTCCCTCAGGTAGGTACTCGCCTCCCTCAGGTAGGTACTCGCCTCCCTCTGGCCAGCACCACCAAGTTCTACTCGGTTGAAAGTAAACCAGACAGGCTAACTTTTCTTGTAGGTGAAGCAGAGCTACACTTGTAAGTAGATTTTAAAAGTAATTTTGGTTCCCTTTGACTTTACATAATGGCAATTGCTAACAGGTCAAAACACGCACACTTTAATGTGTAGTAATAACACACTACCAAATGAACTCATCAAATGATCACTAATTAAGTGTAAGAATAATCAGCTCTTGAACACATCAAATATGTTAATCAATGTTTAcaaatttaatactaagtgatcttgatataaataattatttattttgagTACCAATTATTCTTCATCACTAGTAATTATAAGGTCAGTTCAGGTGTGGGTGTCCCCTTACCTCTTGAAGCACTGGCAGCCCTTGGAATCTCATTCAGTATGTAGAAGCATCACCAAAATGTTCCTTTCAGTTCAAACATGTCGCAGTTCTTGGCGAATGATTTGGCTGACGACTGGCTGGTAGCCCCAGTGTTAACCAGTGTATCTGGAAGCGAgaacaacagcctggtgaatcACACCGTCACGGAGCCCGACTGGGCGCTCGTCCTGGGCACATTCTCACACCTCAGAGACGAGAACTTCGAGGAGTACCTTGTAGctaatggtaaggtaaggtaatcagGCTGTCTCCTGCTTATAACTAATCAGGAGAAGCGCTTGttgtgttgttttagatttagctactcagaaggaagtgtccatgtagcacgggctatggtgagcccgtaaaagaaGCGCTTAAGACAGGCTGACTATATAGTTACGTATGGATCCCTTGGagggttacgggctattcatgcccgtgccacctcttggctggcttaatcttcatcaatcaattcttTGAGGTCAAGCATataaccccgctcctgtgccaggtaagtcctctacgggctcaccatagcccgtgctacttgccccgctcctgtgccaggtaagtccactacgggctcaccatagcccgtgctacttgccccgctcctgtgccaggtaagtcctctacgggctcaccatagcccgtgctacttgccccgctcctgtgccaggtaagtccactacgggctcaccatagcccgtgctacttgccccgctcctgtgccaggtaagtccacttcgggctcaccatagcccgtgctacttgccccgctcctgtgccaggtaagtccactacgggctcaccatagaccgtgctacttgccccgctcctgtgccaggtaagtccactacgggctcaccatagaccgtgctacttgccccgctcctgtgccaggtaagtccactacgggctcaccatagaccgtgctacttgccccgctcctgtgccaggtacgtccactacgggctcaccatagaccgtgctacttgccccgctcctgtgccaggtaagtccactacgggctcgccatagcccgtgctacttggaactttttattccgaataactgaatataaaacaacaacaacaatcctcatgcaggcgaggagtcacaataacggggctaaagaatgttgaccagaccacacactagaaggtgaagggacgacgacgtttcggtccgtcctggaccattctcaagtcgattgtgagaatgatccaggacggaccgaaacgtcgtcgtcctttcaccttctagtgtgtggtctggtcaacaacaatCCTTTGAGGTAGCTTGTACTGTGATCTACAGTGACTCTGGCCTATGCAACAACTAATCTTGGCTGAATAACGCCATTCCACAGTAGTAAgacatatttttatttaattatatgcACTGTACAATGGGTTTAGAAAGTACATATAGGTGATTGAGTTGCTAGTGCATAGAAAAAACAAATGTTACTGCGACTACTGTAAATGAATCAAAGATATGCAAATAAAATATTAATGTTCCATAACTTACCTCTGATTATATAAAAATTTATCTTTGATTAAAGTTAGATATCGATCGCTGGACCTAAAATTGGGCTTAACAGTCATCCCTTAAATTTGTTTTCTGTTATTATGATGAGAAAACGTGCAATATTAGCAGGGGTAACTTAAGTAAGATTCTAAATGTGATTTCAAAACATTTTTCAGTGAAATTTCTCAGATGTGATGACGCCACAAGCACCAAAATTCAATAACCACCCCCTTATCTCCCCAGGGGGAGGTAAACATTAACAACCCTTGTCTCCCCAGGGGAGGAGACTAACAGAAACCATCCTTGTATCCTCATAGAGAGActatactcacgtagttgtgagtGCTATCAGTAATCACCTTCGTCTTCCCAGGAGTGCCATATCTAGTGCGGAAAATGGTTGCACAGTCGAGGCCCACAGTGACAGTGGAGCGGGTCTACCAGGACGACTACGAGTACTACGACCTAGAGACTCACTATCCAGGTACCACATATACCTTTTCCCGTACTATAGCTCCTGTTAACTGTTGcgccttgaaattgaaattgaaataagtttattgaggtaaaatacacacaaagggatgaggtagctcaagctaccctcaccccgttcagtacatcatgttaatacatacatagacacacatcacaaacaataaacatattaccgaacattctgagagataaacatatagatTTCCTCCTTTACTCAAGTTGCGCcttgaaacctaacctaacctaacctaacctaacctagcctagcctagcctaacctaaccttttcccaTACTAGCTCCTGCTAACTGTTGCTCCTTGAAACCAGGGAATTGGGAAATGTCGATAGTAAAGTGTATGGTAGTTTATCTCCAACATATTGGAGTACTTCAACGCGTACTATACATGTGCCAACCCAATTACTTCCTTGTATAACAATATGATTGCCAAACGTCCTTGCATCATATTCTATTAAAAAGGTATTTTACAAACTGCTGTCAAAATAACACTTTATCTATACCTTTTTTTGTGCCAGATtggtatattatataaataaatatctaCCACAATAAAGTCGAAATATTCAACTTGCATCGTAGGAACGCGAGAAAAGTATTGacccacaacaataacaatactAATTTATACATACTACActctataaaatatatatatatatccattcgaTCAATTACAATGGTCACCTAATAAGTTATGGAAGTGATTTAAAACTGCATTTCTTCGACAGACACTGACGTAGAGCAGGTAGAAGAGGACTCTGGTCGGGTGTATCAGATGGTCATCACATCGAGCACCTGGTTCAAGACCTTAGAGGAGCGGTTCCGGCCTGGATACACCGCTGTAAAAGAGGACTATGATGGCGCCCTCTCCAAGGCCAGTCTTTAGGAAGTGAGAAAGGGGAGAAAGATGGAGACTTAAGTAGAGGGAAGAGTGATTttttgagggagaggagggggggggagtgagagaaagGTAGAAAGGGTGAGACAAGGGTGAAGAGAGGGGGGAGTAgggtgagaagggggggggggaagagagggtggAGATTGGGGGAGAGAAGGGGAGTGAGGGGgaatgagaggggagggggagagtgggatGCCCAAATCAGGCTCAGTACCACCCCCTCGCCCCtctagttacatatatatatattccatacatatgtatcatatatatacattacatatacaaatgtaaacacacacacttatcacACCAAAAATGAGATCAACCCTGTTTTAACTACATTCAGACACAAATAAAACGTTTCAGATAtgtccaaacacacacaaacacacacacacacacacacacacacacacacacacacacacacacacacacacacacacacacacacagaagcctCGCGTGAACCTACATTATTTACACAGAACACGTTCTGGTTCGCGTCTGAGAGCACCTTGGTCCATCGCAAGATCAAGAACCAGTACACCGCCAACGTCGTCCGCAGCTTCCACCAGGACGGCTTCACCATGGTACGTCTTCACTACCCCCTTTCACTATCCTTGTAATGTTAATCAGTAGGAGCCGttgtgaggattcgaacctatgctccgggagcagtaaaataggtacctgggagttagtcagttgtcacgggctgcttcctgggggtgcaggcttggtctaggaccgggtccgcggggacactaaagccccgaaatcatcccaagataacctcaagataaccgggtactcccaagcacacaagTTCCAACACATATTACTCTCGTAGGTTCGAGTCCTCATCACGGCAACTACTGATCTTCTCACTGATACATCTTGTTAATGGGATTTCTCTGTGCAataatgaaaaaaataataagaaaaatgaaaCCTATAGCACTAATGTTCATAAATTTAATAAAGCAGACAAATATATGTAATTACAAAACTAACAATGTTCCTGTACTTTTATATTACAGAAGAAATGCCTATCCTCATTATTCCTCTCCTCACAACACCTGTCGTCCCCTAACACCTGTCCTTACCACATCTATTTTCACttttacctttgttttcaataTATCACCTCTCCTCATCTCAACTTTTACTCCCTCATCATTCTTGTTCTCACTTCTTTGTCCTCATATtcgagctccttgtcctcatattcgagctccttgtcctcatattcgagctccttgtcctcatattcgagctcctagtcctcatattcgagctccttgtcctcatattcgagctccttgtcctcatattcgagctccttgtcctcgtattccagctccttgtcctcatattccagctccttgtcctcatattccagctccttgtcctcatattcgagctccttgtcctcgtattccagctccttgtcctcatattccagctccttgtcctcatattccagctccttgtcctcgtattccagctccttgtcctcgtattccagctccttgtcctcatattccagctccttgtcctcatattccagctccttgtcctcatatcctgccCAAGTGTAACTGTCATAGTGGCCTAActcattctcctcataattatctcCCCTTAGTTTCTCTTTCTTCCATAGGAAAGTGAGGAATAGGCTCATTACAGTACATTTGTAAtttaatgttgtagttgtgtaacTTTAGGACAAtgtctaagtgaattgttattacaGCGTGTTGCTTGGTTATGGAGTCATAGAGGGTAATTATACTGTAATTCTTAACTTCAGACTATTGTCAACATGAAGACGGGCATGAGAGCTAGACGCCACTTTCTTCGTGAGGCgtgaggggtgaggagtgagggaagtGTCTACGTAAAGATACGTGCACGagaacactcacacgcacacacacacacacacacacacacacacaccacacacacacacacacacacacacacactatttctCATTTATGTTAATGACCTAACTACGGGGgttgagtcctacatgtcgatgctggcagacgatgcaaaattaatgagaagagtctagacagatgaggattgttaaGTTCTCCAAGATGACTTAGACAAGTTGCAGGGTTGGTCTGAGAAATGGCTTCTGgatttcaacaccagcaagtgtaaagTGACGGAAATATGTACTTGGGAACACCCAGAACACTGGTTCGAATCCTCCGCAAGGCTCCTGGTTTTCTCATGAATagtgtaacatcagcagcatactctatAGTGTCAAAAGTCAGAATATCATTCAACAATCTAAATAAGGAGGTATCTAGAGCTCTTTACACCGCCTACGTGAGACaagtcctagagtatgcagccacaTCCTGGAGCCCCCAACTACAAAAAAGTACATAAAGGGAAATTAAAAAAGGTAGAGAGGGGTTTCCCAGACTTGGGAGAGAAAGGATACGAAGAGAGACCGAAACAGCTAGACCAATCGTCGCAAgaaaagatgagagagagaaggggcATAGACATGTGAAATACGTAGGGGGCTCAATAGAGTAGAGAAAGaggaattggtaaaaatgaatatcaaCAGAACAAGATGGGAAAGATGAATGCTGGAGAAACAGATGACCTATATAAATGTCTTAAAGTATTTTTTGTGTAGAAatagtagacacacacacacacacgctgggaagacgggacaccacgagcgtagctctcatcctgtaactacacttaggtaattacacttaggtaatgacacacacacacacacacacacacacacacacacacacacacacacacacacacaccacacacacacacacacacacacacacacacacacacacacacaagagacggTCTACAATTTATGAATAAATTAAACCTCCatcaaataaaataataataagtaaagcatctcttgtcctcatatccttccAAGTGTTACATAGACCTACCGGCTTCGTCTTCCCCCTTCAGAACTACCTTACCTGTTCTGTCTGCCAGTGAACAGGTAAGGAAATTGTCTAAGTGATTGGAAGGTGTCTACACACACCTACGTACACGAGTCCTTTCAGTCTTAAAAGACCAAATTACTTAGATTGTGCACTTTTATATGTAAATTGGGTTAATAAATTAGTTATGATCGATAATAATATGAAAGGTTTACTTGTTGAAATACGtgaaataatgtcaaaatatgttGTTATATGGGTAAGACTTTTCAAAAGAATCATTTGCCTTTACAACTGAAGAAAGCATAGTGATCAGAACTTGGGTTGTGAGTCACCCATCATGAAAGATGTTCATGAGCATAACAGATTACAAGATaatgcaagaaaaatatatatatcaggcAAAAATATAGCTGTACAGAACGTGTAGTTAATGTACACAGAGAGAGGGCATGAACCTAACATCTTCAAGACTATCTTATGCGGTATCAATATTGTATAAATAAACATGGAAAGGTTATTAATAAAGTTCCTCAACTTAGAGGAAATAGTAACATCTCTCTCGGTAAGAAAAATCAAACACAATATCAAATTCTATTATCTGTCGGACATTACGCAACGCGAACGTTCAAAAATGTCAACACGTGACCCACGACAAAACGACAAAATTGAAAGCGACGTACGAAAttacgaacacacacacattcaagaaCATGGTCAGAAACCTTTTAAAGAGTGACAAACGAAATTACAAACacaacactaaaaaaaaaaacaaaaaaacacgcCAGGGATCCTAATGTGGTGAGCAGGGGTCCCTGGCCAGCACGAACAAGGAGTCGCATGTGTGTACCACACAATAAAACCCGCCCGTTTATCCTCTCAGCGTCTGCGCACATCTTTTAACAGCTCATAATCACTGGTGTAAAAACTGTACAAAAGGACAAACAACATCGTTTCAGCGTTAGAGTAACGATGGAGGATGATTACACATAGCTGCTGCATGTTTCTGATGCTCCCAATACCCTAAAAGAACGCCTCTTTACCCCCCAGTGGCGTCTTTATTACTAAATGCAAAAGAAACATTTGAATTACTTAAAAGAACTTTCACAAGTGACGGCAGCTGTGGCGGGAAAGACGAAGACACATTTGACACCATATGTGAAGCTGTAGGTGTGCTGTGGGGTGTGCTGTGGGAAACGCTGTGGGGCTCTGTAAGCCTGTCTTGTCTACATGGACGTTATCACCGGTGGTTTGGGTGGTAAGGACAAGTTGACATGTCGGAAAATATTCGCAAGCGACAGTGACAAAGCTCTGACAGTCGTGGCcatcataggaaacactaccagcaCAGAACCCCTTTGTCCACCAGCGCAACCTcccgccaacacacacacacacacacacacacacaccaccacacacacacacacacacaccacacacacacacacacacacacacacacacacacacacacacacacacacacacacacacacacgcgcacacacacacacacacacacacacaacacacacacacgcacacacacacacacacgcacacacacacacacacacacacacacacacacgcacacaccacacacacacacacacacacacacacacacacacacacacacgcacacacacacacacacacacacacacacacacacacacacacgcacacacacacacacacacaacacacacacacgcacacacacacacacgcacacacacacacacacacacacacacgcacacaccacacacacacacacacacacacgcacatacacacacacacacacaacacacacacacgcacacacacacacacacacacacacaccacacacacacacacacacacacacacacacacacacacacacacacacacacacgcacacacacacacacgcacacacacacacacacacacacacacacacacacacacacacaacacacacacacacacacacacacacacacacacacacacacacacacacgcacacacacacacacacacacacacacacacacacacacacacacacacacacaacacacacacacacacacacacacacacacacacacacacacacacagttcagaaGTATGCCGCCCAAGCGTGGAACCCCTCTCCTAATCAGTCTAGAAACCGTTCCGAATCATGCAGTGAGGCCTCATCGAATCACACCAATGACGGGACTCCAAGATAAAACCCTCACTACACCTGATGAGAGTCATAATGCTTCAGTTATTGATAGAGACATTCTACCCAAGGCAGGATAGAACAGAGGGACATGGATGGAAAGTTGAAGCTCAAGAGTCAGATGCTAGACAACCAAAAACTGTTTATCCTGAGAGTAGCGAGGAAATGAACTGGATTCAAAGAGCGAGAGAGTAAATCATAGTAGATAAGAAGTAGGGTAAGAAGCATAGTAGATAAGAAGCTTCAAAAGTAGTTTTGGCAAGAAAAAGGTTGGTTGAGATTGAGCTGCATTAACAAAGTTTTACAA includes these proteins:
- the LOC123765480 gene encoding uncharacterized protein, with the translated sequence MFVVGTIFVLLIFFMFVSLMHDLQTQDALLLNASLSSNMSQFLANDLADDWLVAPVLTSVSGSENNSLVNHTVTEPDWALVLGTFSHLRDENFEEYLVANGVPYLVRKMVAQSRPTVTVERVYQDDYEYYDLETHYPDTDVEQVEEDSGRVYQMVITSSTWFKTLEERFRPGYTAVKEDYDGALSKNTFWFASESTLVHRKIKNQYTANVVRSFHQDGFTMTIVNMKTGMRARRHFLREA